From Pseudoalteromonas sp. DL-6, one genomic window encodes:
- the ybgF gene encoding tol-pal system protein YbgF gives MKPKIILAAMILSGSTQLMAAPAPVSEAASSQSSIEKRLATLEKMMQQRNFLQVELQQQLNLLQDEVSQIRGVTEEQSYKLEKVLQRQRELYQEIENRVSQAYAKPATPAPTTDYTQPGSDQSYSSDLSENEAYERAVALIMKDKRYDQAIPEFQAFLTTYPNSVYTSNAHYWLGQLLTIKNDGVKAAEHFKVVVNEFPNSNKRPDAMLKLGTLLQEQGLKAEAQKILNELINQYPSTTAAKLATDRLSK, from the coding sequence ATGAAGCCGAAAATTATTTTGGCAGCCATGATATTGAGCGGGAGCACCCAGTTAATGGCTGCTCCCGCTCCTGTTTCAGAAGCTGCAAGTTCACAGTCGAGCATTGAAAAGCGTTTAGCGACGCTTGAAAAGATGATGCAACAGCGTAACTTCTTACAAGTAGAGTTACAGCAACAGCTTAACTTACTGCAAGACGAAGTGAGTCAAATTCGCGGTGTTACCGAAGAGCAAAGCTATAAACTAGAAAAAGTATTGCAGCGCCAACGCGAGCTTTATCAAGAAATAGAAAACCGTGTTAGCCAAGCATATGCTAAACCGGCCACTCCAGCACCTACAACAGACTACACGCAACCAGGTAGTGATCAGAGCTACAGCAGTGATTTATCTGAAAACGAAGCGTACGAGCGTGCTGTTGCGCTTATAATGAAAGATAAGCGCTATGATCAAGCTATTCCAGAATTTCAAGCGTTCTTAACAACGTATCCAAATTCAGTGTACACCTCGAACGCACATTATTGGCTTGGGCAATTATTAACGATTAAAAATGACGGTGTAAAAGCAGCCGAGCATTTCAAAGTAGTTGTTAACGAATTTCCAAACTCGAATAAGCGCCCAGATGCAATGTTAAAGCTTGGTACACTTTTACAAGAGCAAGGGTTAAAGGCTGAAGCGCAAAAAATACTGAATGAGCTTATCAATCAGTACCCAAGTACAACTGCTGCTAAATTAGCCACAGATCGCTTATCAAAATAA